In the genome of Capra hircus breed San Clemente chromosome 5, ASM170441v1, whole genome shotgun sequence, one region contains:
- the ASB8 gene encoding ankyrin repeat and SOCS box protein 8 isoform X1, giving the protein MSSSMWYIMQSIQSKYSLSERLIRTIAAIRSFPHDNVEDLIRGGADVNCTHGTLKPLHCACMVSDADCVELLLEKGAEVNALDGYNRTALHYAAEKDEACVEVLLEYGANPNALDGNRDTPLHWAAFKNNAECVRALLESGASVNALDYNNDTPLSWAAMKGNLESVSILLDYGAEVRVINLKGQTPISRLVALLVRGLGTEKEDSCFELLHRAVGHFELRKNGTMPREVAKDQQLCEKLTVLCSAPGTLKTLSRYAVRRSLGLQYLPDAVKGLPLPASLKEYLLLVE; this is encoded by the exons ATGAGTTCCAGTATGTGGTATATTATGCAGAGCATTCAGAGCAAATACTCTCTCTCAGAGCGCTTAATCCGAACAATCGCTGCCATTCGCTCCTTCCCACACGACAATGTAGAGGACCTCATCAGAGGG GGAGCAGATGTGAACTGTACCCACGGCACGCTGAAGCCCTTGCACTGTGCCTGCATGGTGTCCGATGCGGACTGTGTGGAGTTACTGCTGGAAAAGGGAGCTGAG GTGAATGCCCTGGATGGTTACAACCGAACAGCCCTCCACTATGCAGCTGAGAAAGATGAGGCTTGTGTGGAGGTCCTGTTGGAGTATGGTGCAAACCCCAACGCACTGGATGGTAACCGAGACACCCCGCTTCACTGGGCAGCCTTTAAGAACAATGCTGAGTGTGTGCGGGCCCTCCTAGAGAGCGGGGCCTCTGTCAACGCCCTGGATTACAACAATGACACCCCGCTCAGCTGGGCTGCCATGAAAGGAAATCTTGAGAGCGTCAGCATCCTTCTTGATTACGGTGCAGAGGTCAGAGTCATCAACCTAAAAGGCCAGACGCCCATCTCCCGTCTGGTGGCTCTGCTAGTCAGGGGGCTTGGGACAGAGAAAGAGGACTCTTGCTTTGAGCTCCTCCACAGAGCTGTTGGACACTTTGAATTAAGGAAAAATGGCACCATGCCACGAGAAGTGGCCAAAGACCAGCAGCTGTGTGAAAAGCTGACTGTTCTGTGCTCAGCCCCAGGGACTCTAAAAACACTCTCTCGCTATGCTGTGCGCCGGAGCCTGGGACTCCAGTATCTGCCGGATGCCGTCAAGGGCCTTCCTCTGCCAGCTTCTCTGAAGGAATACCTGTTACTCGTAGAATAG
- the ASB8 gene encoding ankyrin repeat and SOCS box protein 8 isoform X2 produces MVSDADCVELLLEKGAEVNALDGYNRTALHYAAEKDEACVEVLLEYGANPNALDGNRDTPLHWAAFKNNAECVRALLESGASVNALDYNNDTPLSWAAMKGNLESVSILLDYGAEVRVINLKGQTPISRLVALLVRGLGTEKEDSCFELLHRAVGHFELRKNGTMPREVAKDQQLCEKLTVLCSAPGTLKTLSRYAVRRSLGLQYLPDAVKGLPLPASLKEYLLLVE; encoded by the exons ATGGTGTCCGATGCGGACTGTGTGGAGTTACTGCTGGAAAAGGGAGCTGAG GTGAATGCCCTGGATGGTTACAACCGAACAGCCCTCCACTATGCAGCTGAGAAAGATGAGGCTTGTGTGGAGGTCCTGTTGGAGTATGGTGCAAACCCCAACGCACTGGATGGTAACCGAGACACCCCGCTTCACTGGGCAGCCTTTAAGAACAATGCTGAGTGTGTGCGGGCCCTCCTAGAGAGCGGGGCCTCTGTCAACGCCCTGGATTACAACAATGACACCCCGCTCAGCTGGGCTGCCATGAAAGGAAATCTTGAGAGCGTCAGCATCCTTCTTGATTACGGTGCAGAGGTCAGAGTCATCAACCTAAAAGGCCAGACGCCCATCTCCCGTCTGGTGGCTCTGCTAGTCAGGGGGCTTGGGACAGAGAAAGAGGACTCTTGCTTTGAGCTCCTCCACAGAGCTGTTGGACACTTTGAATTAAGGAAAAATGGCACCATGCCACGAGAAGTGGCCAAAGACCAGCAGCTGTGTGAAAAGCTGACTGTTCTGTGCTCAGCCCCAGGGACTCTAAAAACACTCTCTCGCTATGCTGTGCGCCGGAGCCTGGGACTCCAGTATCTGCCGGATGCCGTCAAGGGCCTTCCTCTGCCAGCTTCTCTGAAGGAATACCTGTTACTCGTAGAATAG